ATCCTCTGAATATCTATTTTTTAACAGTTTTTAATACGATTTTTTTCGTAGATATTTTGAACTTACGATTCTCTTCGTATATCTTTGGTACGAAAGTTATCGTATAAACTCCCATGAGTAAGCCTACCGAATCAGAATTAGAAATACTTTCCCTATTGTGGGAAATGAAACAAGCAAGTGTCCGGCAAATCCACGAAAAGCTGGCAGAAACCAAAGACACGGGCTACACCACTACCCTGAAGACCATGCAGATCATGCATACCAAAGGAATGCTGACCCGAAACGAGTCTCAGCGGACGCATATCTATAGCCCGGCTACCAATCAAAAAGAAACTCAAAAGTCACTACTGAAAAACTTGGTAACGACTGCATTTGGAGGATCGGCCCAGAAGCTCGTCATGCAGGCCCTGGGGCAGGAAAACCCTTCGAAAGAAGAGTTAGATGAAATACGCGCATTTTTAGACCAACTAGAAACCAAAGAAAGATGAACCTTTTAAACGACTGGATACCGGATAGTTTGCTCTATGCCACTGGATGGACATTGGTGCATACCCTGTGGCAGCTGGTGATAATAGCCGGGACCCTGTGGCTTTTGCTGAAAGCTTTTCACAAAAAAAGCCCGGCATTTAAATACCACCTCGCATTAGGGAGTTTGGCGCTTGCTGTATTGGCTGCTTTGGCGACTTTCACCTATGAAATCTCCAACTTCACCCCTACACCAGTTTTTGAGAGACTTGCACTGGAAGGAATGAGCTTCCAGCAAGTGAAAGCCGGCTCTGATCTGGGCATGGAAGGGTGGATTCAAGTACTGATCAACTGGATCGAATTACAATTACCAGTTTTGGTCAATTTCTGGTTTGTAGGAGCAATACTGTTTATGTTCCGCCTATTCAACAGTCTGTCCGAAATCAGCACCTTGAGAAAAACCTCCCAAACTCCCCAGGATTTTGAACTGGAGAAAAAGCTATATCGGCTCATGGGGAAAATGAACATCTCTAAAAATGTAGCGCTCAGACTGACTTCACATGGGGTGTCTCCCATTACTTTCGGCTACCTCAAGCCCATTATACTCATTCCGATAGGACTCTTAGTCCAGCTTTCCCCATCCCAGCTGGAAGCCATCATCGCCCATGAATTGGCACACGTCAAACGCAACGATTACCTGATCAATATTTTCCAGTCGGCTTTGGAAGTGCTCTTTTTCTACCATCCATGCTACTGGTGGATGAATCAGACGATTAAAGAATTGCGTGAAAATGCCGCAGATGACTTGGCCGTGCAGGTTGGCATTGCTCCTAAGGAGCTGGCCTATAGCCTGTCTGAAGTCTTGAACTTTGCCAAGCAAAATCCGCCGGAGCTAGCGCTGGCTGCAGCGCGGA
This genomic window from Algoriphagus sp. TR-M9 contains:
- a CDS encoding BlaI/MecI/CopY family transcriptional regulator, whose protein sequence is MSKPTESELEILSLLWEMKQASVRQIHEKLAETKDTGYTTTLKTMQIMHTKGMLTRNESQRTHIYSPATNQKETQKSLLKNLVTTAFGGSAQKLVMQALGQENPSKEELDEIRAFLDQLETKER